ACATCCTCGGTGTCATCCCCGATCAGCATCACATAAAGGTTGCAGCCCGATAGGATGAACTCGTTACCAGTCGATAGCGAGTAGGGTGCCTCCGAGTAGTTGCCAAAGAAAAACACAGTGCTTGACCGGCCGGAGGAGATAGGCATGATGGCATTGGTGCGGAGTATGCGCACCGTGTTGGTCCGGAGGGAGATCTCCGTTACATGGAAGTTGCTGTCCATGCCGAAGTCGGGGTCGCTGAGGACGAGGAGTAGCTTTGCTGGTTGTTGGCCTGTATTACAGGTAAGGTTGAACCCTGGCCAGTAGCACCGGGCTGGGCCCATGCCGAACGGGTACGGCACGCTCATGTTGCCACAGGTGATGTCGCAGTCGGGCATCCCTTGCGCCTCCGCCGGGGAAACTTCTGCTCCAGCAAGGAGCGGCGACGTCAGCATCGCCACCACTGCGGCCGCCATCACCACCCCCAAGTTGGTTGTTATGTGCACCATTGACTGGTTGAGCTTGTGTGCCTAGCTAGCTAGCTCCTGAACCATGCATCGCTCTTCAGCCTGGCCGGCTTATAAGGTGGCTCGCACTCTGGTTGCCCGGACGAGCACCTGCTGCGCGCTAGGCCCAGCTATCACGAGGTAAAAGTAATTTTCGACGAGTGAGAACCAAGGACATCTCCAAGAGGCGGGGTCAAATGTCCTCTCCATTTGTCAAAAAAGTGTAGCCATGGTACCCAAGGGAAAATCCCCAGCTGTCCACGTATTTTATCGAACAGGCTGTGCGCCCCGTGGAGTGTGAAACGTGACCGCCGCCCACATACCTAAGGGATGAGTTGCGGTGATGGTCGAGAGGGAGGCGTCCGTGACGACCACATACGCAAGATGCTCTCGTCCGCCGGACCGCTGCCCCCGCCTACCAACCGCACACGCAACAACCCGTTCATGTATTCTATCGAACAGGTTGCGTGCGCCATCAAGTGTGATATTTGCGGGCCGATGAGATGCGGGATGCAGCGGCGCAAAGAGCAGACCCCGCAAAGCCGATCCATAAAAAAGCATATTCCGCGAATATATTTTTATACGGGTCCGTTTGAGGGGTCTGCATATGTGGCCGTCCGCGCCGGCCCGCAAAGGCCATTTTGTGCGAACTGCAAACACGTTTTGTGGGCCgtcgggatgcggggtctgctagagttgctctaagggGCAACCCCAGCCGTCCACATATTTTATCGAATAGGATGTGTGCCCCGTGGAGTGTGAAACGTGACCGGGATGAGTTGCGGTGATGGTCGAGAGGGAGGTGTCCGTGACGACCACATACGCATGATGCTCTCGTCCGCCGGACCGCCGCCCGCGCCTACCAGCGCAATAGAACCCGGTAGCAGCCGCACACGCAACAGCCCATGTAGCATGCACGCGGGCGAACCCGTGCATGTATTCTATCGAACAGGTTGTGTGCGCCATCGAGTTTGGCGAGACTTGAGGTAGAAGGTGACCAGGATGAGCTGCAGAGCTTCGGACCagggagcgagagagagagagagagagagagagagagagagagagagagagagagagagagagagagagagagagttaggGGGCGGAGACGCAAGGACCTGAGGCTGGGACTATGGCGAGCTGGCCGACCGGCGGGTGGGGTTGCCGAGGAGAGAGAGGAGCAACGTGCGGGTTGGGAAATAGGGTTACTTCCATGTGGGGTCTGCGCGGGTGTCTCCAGACCAAATAGCCAAACGGTATGCGCTCTCCAGTCACAGATTTTTTTTCCCATATAAAGCGTCTAATCATGGTACGTGTTGTAAGGGCACCTCCAACCGGCCGACCCAAACTGCTCGCCGATGTAATGGACCAAAGCGCAGGCCCAATGCGTGGACCCAAACTCGCGGTATGTATGGCAAGGACATCTCCAAACACATGCCAAAAAATGCCCGCAAATGTCTTGGCAGACGCGTCCGAACCATTTTTTTCCATCCAACGCGACGCCACATACTTATGTGGACGCGTTCACGTGCTTGAATTCTGGCAAACCAGTTGTAAAAGCTGGGTGTGGTTTAAGGGAGTCCGGACCTCCCCCACCTAGGACTCCGACAACCCTGTTGCACAGCGAAACTCACCTAGAGCTAGCGTCTTTCTCAATATATCCCTCCCGCCTTGCTCAGTACCTGCTCCCTCCCAGACCAACAATACCGTTATACCACCCCGGCCTCCCGCCCCATACCCTGTCAGACCTCCGCCGCTCGACCCGAGTATCAGTAGCTGAATATTTACACATGTAGCCTCCTCCAATCCGTTCGGTGAAATGTTGTTAAGCGTTTTTTGAGGGTTTCATTGTTTATCTTTAGGGAAAGATGATGGAATTGGATGAGGAGTACTACTACAATGAGTTCATGGAATCAACGCAATTAAAATCTCACAGACTAGCCCCAAATTGGGGCAGGGGGTGTGGGGGAGCTCTAGGGGAGTCCTGGTGTGCACCCATaatccaggacaccgtcaccaTGGCCATTTGGTTATTTTTCTGTCCAAACAAGGGCCCAACTTAACATCAATAAATTGGTAAAAGTAGTAGAGTACACAAGCTAGCTGGAATATAATGATACATTTTGACCCAACATCTGACATGTGAGTAGGCCGTACATGTGGCGTGATGCTCGCTCTGAATTTTTCGACTGCCAGGATTCCAAGAGAACATTTGAGCAGGCAGAACACGTAGCATGGTACTCACTCTGAATTTTGCAGGAGTGCCGAGATTCCAACATGTGAGCAGGCAGGAGCAGGACATGCGTGAATCCCGTTCTCGATAAATAAACAAACCTATCAAAGAAACCTTGCGGCAGACCTGGGCTCTGAGTCctaggctggccataatggtggtatcttagtcGGTATCATACACTCGGGACTAGCAAACACACTGATGTGGCAGataattaaagaagagagagagagttaGAGTAACATATATAGATACCATACCATAATTAATACTTTGCTACTATATgacatgcatggccataaatagaATCATCTATGATAGCAATCTgtgatactatgcactatgaggatagtatcatacactagtatcatatgcataatactagtatatgatactcctgACTATGAGTAGCCTTAAGAACCTCTAGGAGAGTCTCAATATTGGGCAAATTGACATAATAATTGTCATTATGACAATTCTGACAAAAAATGCAGCCAGAGTCTGTCATACGGGGCCCAATCGTCATAAGTTTTGGAGCAATTTAGGTCAGTATACCGAGCCTAAAGCGAGCCCTCTCAGCGATTTGCATTTCCGACAGTCTGATTTGATGATCTGGGTATCTCTGGCCGTCGGATCCCCTGTCTACAACCGTCTGTCCCGCATGTCGCCTAGCTGTCCTAATGGGCTGCTGCTCTCGAGGCCGAAACGATGAAGTCTGGCAAACTGGGCATGTTCGGCCCATAAGTAGAGTGTGTTGCGTTTGTGCGCTCGTTATTTTTCCCCATAAAGGAGATAGAGCGACGCGGGATGCATGGAAGAGGGATCGACCCAAAGGCGATGCAGATAAAGAGGAGAGGGATCGAGCCGACGCGAGACGTGCGCTGGGCCCGGCCGGGACACCCACCTCCAGTCATATCCTCTTCGGCTTCTCCCTTCCCTCAGGCCCTCCGTGACCTCATCCGCCCATCTACCCCCGGCGGCTCCAGGAGGAGCACCAAAACCGCAAGCACTGGCGGCGGCACGCCATCCACTCCCCATTCGCGCTCCATCGGCGGCACCTTCCAGTCCGAGACCAACTCGCCGCGGTCAGCTACGGCGGCAAGGTGGCGCGTCTCCTTCCACCGGTCCTGAGATCCACCGACATCAGCGCCGAGTGCCTAATATCGGCACGCCTCCTCCGGATGTGAGTTTCACTTGGAATTATTTTTTCCTGCTTACTATAGGATGAAAGTGTAGTGTCTTTGCTGGAGTTCAAGTCCCAGACTTGACATTGGTGCTCGCATTtacctggatttatttcaggactTTCGGCGAtatgcgttcagtgggaggagacgttcccgtcgactacGAAGGCATATATGGCGACTTTGTCAATCTTAAGAATGTGAtggctcagtctctcggaggcgctcataggggtagggtgtacATGCGTCCATTCATAAGGTTGATTGTATGCTTGTGTATATGAGCGACTTCGATTGTGCTGTGCTAAAAAAACAGTGTCAGCCTTATTACACACAGTTAGCCTTTCCCAGTGAGTTGTGGATCATACGCAGCTGAAATTGGGGTACACGTAGTTTATTTTTTCAACCTTAGGCAACTTAGTAATAACACACAATTTCTCCTTAGTGCATGCGATTGGGGCTATAGTACGTACCTGTACTGGTTTAAGCTAAAGGTCCAAGACTCCAAGTCCGCGGACCAGTCGTCACGCTCTGTGAGCACCACATGCACCAAGACATTGAGTTCTTTTGTTCTCATCAAGAATTTCTTAGCGAGGACAAATCATGCTGCACTGCAACACGGTGTACAAGCGCTGGCATGTCATGTCTTCGCATGGACAAATCATGATGCTCATGCTTCCGGTGCTGCATGCACTGCAACGGTGTACAACTCTGGCCTGACATTCTTGACTCGTCGATGCCGGTCAATGAACGGCTTACTGCGGTTTTGAAATTTTGTGTGTGGTTGTCTGGCTGAGTATCTGGACATTCTTGACTCGTCGATGTCTTGTTGAgtataatttttattatgtttgagatgTTTTGTACTTCTAATAATCTTTTTATAATAAATTTGAATCTTTTTCCAAACAATGTCCGATACGAGGCCTACTATGCATTTGCTTACTGGTGAAGGTCCAACTTTGCAGACCAGTGGTCACGCTCAGTGAGCCCCGCATGCACCCAGACTGTTGAGTTCTTTTGTTCCTATCAAGAATGTCTTCCCAAGGACAAATCAAGCTGTTCACGCTGTCGATGCTGCACTGCAACACGGGAGTTGTACAAAAGTTGGCCTGTCATATGGTCGCACGGACAAATCATGATGTCGATGCTGCACTGCAAGAAGGTGTACAACTCTGGCCTGACGTTCTTGACTCAACGATGCCAGTCAATGAATAGCCTGCGGCGGTCACGAAATTGTGCGTGTGGTTGTGTGGTAGATTACCATGAACCTTCCCAACCGGCATTCGGTGTAGCAATGATTCAAGCTGTGACGGAAATGCATTTTCGGTGCAGACCCCATCCATGGCGCGATGACTTCATACCAAAGGTGTTTGTACGTCCCATGTGAAACACGACGGCTGGAGAAGCTGACAATCAAATGCTCACAGCAGACAGTGTGAATTAATGGACATGGTGACGAAGGCAAAATCCACAACTCCACAGTCTAGTAATATTTCTCACACAAGGGAAAAGAGATGCTGTCGTTGGAATGCAACATCTATTATATATTAAAAGTAATATAAGGTGAACTAGATGCAACTAAAATCGGCTAGAAAATTCCACGTTAATCAGAAAATACTAGCCCTTGATCTTTCAGAACTCTTAAAATTAATATTACGTGACCGTTCATGCTATGTAACATGGTTGGCCTAAGAGGGCTTACGTGACATAAGTTCAAGGAAAAATATATTTGGTACAGCCTCCCATGTATAGCAATAGAAAAAAATTGGTACAGCCTCCCACATAGCATTGGAAAAGAAGCAAAAACAAAATTGAACTATCCCATCCCATAGCCCTAGCGTGAAACAACAAATCAGCTATCCAAAATAAATTAAACTCTTGATAGATAAAAAAAAGCTAATTAATGTGCTGCCCTCGAGGAAAGAAAGGATGGCCAGCTACATGAAAAGGACATGCACGTCCCATTTTCTTTTCATCGCATGCACCTTGCCTCCGTATAAAATAAAAAGACAAAAAGGTGCATATATGTATACACTTCACAAACACATACATGATGATTAACTAAAATGATTGTGCTACTGTGTGACAACTTGAATGTTGTGTATGATGCAATCACACGCTTCAGAGTCAGTCGCGCTATGAGGCATGTGTGTGAGCGTTCCCGTACAATCGATCCCAAAAATCGACACATACATGATCATCCACAACATGCTTATATATGGTCAAATTATAAAAATAGGCAGTTCTACTGTTTTATTTAGAATTTTAGGCAGTTAGTTACACATTCGAACATTTTTCAGATTGTAAAAAAACAATGGAACATTTTTTGCTATATTGAAAGGACTAACCTGGTGGTAGCGGTTTAAATTTAAATTTGATTTTGCAGTCAAGTATAATACTATCTAATTTTTATAGTATAACATTTTCGATATATTAAATGTATTGGTCATACTATAGCTGTATTTTTTAAACTTTCATTTGTCCCATCAACTTCTTTCTCGGCTTAATTTTAAATTTTTGCTCATGATTATACGTCATGACACTGTACAAAGGACAACCTATCTAGGTCACATTCTAAGCTTTACTTTGACGCACTGATAACTATAGAACCAGATATCATATGAACAAATGAACTCTGAGCTCAAAACCAAAAATCACTTATGTGTACTAATCtaatatttgaaaaaatgtttggTCTCCATACAAAACAATTACCATGTAGGTTATCAAATATAAAATGTGCCACATGTAGGCATGAACGACTCTAACCGCATGACAACATTATAACTAAGTATAATAaagtgtaaaattatatgaacaCATTTTAAAAGTATTATTTAAAGAAACTATTCACTAAAGACTACACATGTTATTCTTATGAGGAAAAACTTAAGCTCCACGGTGACCGATGTACAAAACCTAAGACACATCGATTATTCCTAGGGAGAGTGTCTAGGAATTACAACGCAGAACGACCATAGTATGCCAATAACTTTACATGTTATTGCCAAAAGGTGATCTATATTAGAGTGTTTCATTGGATTTTAGAGTGATGGCATGACCTATTTGCATAGTCCGTGTCAACGAAAGGATGTCAAACGCAAGATGTGCTTTGAAGAGAAGGATTGTCGGTGGTAATTGCGCATGTGGCTACAAGGGAGGAAAATGATGCTCCTATAAAAGTATTAAACAAAGAAAACTAAGTTTGTGGTTAGGAGAATTTAGTGTTTAAATCTTCTTTATGGACCATGTAGATCTACAATATTTTTATTTAAATAGATTTACAAAACACTGAATCGGAACTCTCATGAGTGCTTACTACATAAACTGTTTGGCCCCTAAAGTCACAAAGTGTACGATTGTTTCCTATACATCACTGAATTTGAAAGTAAAATAACTGACATCTAAACTTTTGCAAAGGGAATTATGGCTCATGGGTTTGTACGTAATATCTATGATGCAATCAAATACCAATTTTTGCCAATACAAGAGGAGGTTTCAATATGCAGTAATGCAGTAATAAGAACATGGATTAAGCTTCTGGTAATGTGCCGTCCTAGCCTAGGTAGACGTCATGCTATATTGCACATCaaatacacatgagcaaaattttgaaacactaaaacaaggaaACGACAAGAAAGATTTTAAAAATATATGTAAAATATTACAACATGTGTTTCTTACTAGATGGTGTTCTAGAGAACCACTAGAAGAAATTCTCTGACTGTGACTATGAATATATAATTGTATCGTTGGACCATTGAAAAGAAAATAATACATTGAACATATCTCTTAATTTAATTTTGGAAGCATATTTATATAAAATGTAATTCTTAGAGTTTTGTGCCATACAGATAGTATACATGTTTAACACACCAAATATTTCACAACAAAGACATAACTGGGACACAAAAATCTTGAAAAGTTAATTAAAATGGTTATTTTCATTATTTAGTTGACCTATCTATGTGGATAAACTATTTTATATTCACTCCATTCAGATGTTTATTTTGTTATTGCATTAAAAGATAACGCAGCTATGCTATACTCATGTAATTATTTGCGAACATCGAAATTTATAGTTGTCCATCTAACACCAATGATTGATAACTTAATATTGATGTTGCATGTTGATCTTGATGTCACATGACACCATACACTACACCCAAAGTATGCACACGGCCATAGATAAAACACACTACCTATTAAAATGGCATAATAGTAATTCAGCCATGATTTAGAAACTTTTAGAGACATTACCCACAAATGTGATATTTATTTAGAAATTGATTTGTAGTGGTCATAGAATGAACTATTTTATATGGCACAATGTGAATATCCATGAAATCATATGTTTAATTACGATATATAATCGACTCCCTCGCAAGTTATGAAAATGCTGGAAAAATTATACAAATAAAATTTGCACAAGTATGGCATGGATGATTAGAAGGTAAATGACAAATGGGTAACATACATATTTATATATATGGGGATAAATAATAATCTCAACAATACTTAAGACAAATCTTTGTTCGTAGAAGTCTTATATTTGTATAAATGTCATCAGTATAATTTCAATTTTTCTTTAGACAAAAGAACTAATATATCTGTATTATTAAACTTTTTAAAATTCTAGCCCGCGCAACGAGCGGGCCACTGTGCTAGTTAACTGAATAACGGAAATACAAAACCATCCAGAGTTTAAGGAGACGGGAAAGGGAGAGTGAGTCCAAAGCATCACCGGAAAACCCACCACAGGAGCTCGCCCACGAGACACCTGCTTTGGGGCGAAAACCCGATGACACCTAGCTAGCCAACGTCCCAGAAAACAGTACCATAAGAGAACAGGTTCACAAGCGAGCATAAGTTTCTAAGGGGACGctcacacaggagcaaaagataGGCAGCAAAAGGAGTTTAAAACGCCTCTAAGGCTCGTAACACATGTATAAgaagcagcagcaggagcagcacATCACCAAACACACAACTAAGAAAATCAATGGCCATCTCACTCAGCTCGGAGCTCCTCTCCCAGCCCCAACAATggcagctcctcctcctcctggcaCTCGTCTCCCTCGTGCTCTTGATGAGGAGACTGAGCAACAAAGGGCTCAAGCTACCGCCCGGCCCAGCCCGGGCTCCAATCCTGGGGAACCTGCACCAGCTAGGTCAGTTGCCGCACCGGAGCCTACGAGATCTAGCGCGGCAGCACGGGCCGGTAATGCAGCTGCAGCTCGGCACCGTGCGGACGGTGGTGGTGTCATCGGCTGAGGCGGCGCGCGAGGTGATGAAGACGCACGACAAGGACTGCTGCACCCGGCCGGTGTCCCCAGGGATGAAGAGGCTGTCCTACGGCCTCAAGAACGTTGGGTTCGCGCCATACGGTACCTACTGGCATGTCATGCGCAAGTTCTTCGTGGTCGAGCTCTTCGGCGTGCGCCATGTCGAGGCAGCATGGCATGCACGCCAACATCAGGTGCGGACAAACATACATGCATGCAGCATGTGTAGAATTAATGCATACACCATTGCCGGACATTATGTGTAGAATTATCTCCACTCCAACGTATTCTCCTGTATTTGCATTGTGTATTTCTAAGCACACAGAAACACGACACGCAACCACAAAATGTAACACTATAATGTGCTCCAAAACACGGTAAAAACCAACAAAACTGGTCTGAAAACACCATAGTTTTAAATAGCCAGCTATAGCTCCGCTATAGCCTTTTCAGCAGGGTGCCGCTAAATGGTCGCCTTCACAAATAGCCCGCTTTAGCCCGATATAGCTCCGCTATAGCTGATTTGAAGGCCTGCCGCTATTTTTTATAGCCCGCTATTTAAAACATTGGAAAACACACAGAAGCAAAACAAACTGTTTTGGTGCATAGAAGAACAAGGTACTACTTGCATAGAAGAACAAGACCCACACATAGGAAATAAGAGATGATATATGCTATTTACACATTTCAGTGGATTAATGTGGCACACGTCCTCATAAAATAAGAGATGGCGTATACAAATTGTGCATAGTATAAAACCTCATGGACTGTGTTGGACCCATGGCCGATTAGGTGGAGAAACTGATGAGCACCTTGAGCGGCTTGGCCGGAGAGCCGGTAGCGCTTAAGGAGCACATCTTAAGCCTGGCCGATGGCATCATCGGCATGCTTGGATTTGGCGACATGTACAACAGCGACAAGTTCCCACACCACAAGAACTTGGAGCACGTGCTTGAGGAGGCCATACACGTGCAGGCCAGCTTTTCCGCCGAGGACTATTTCCCCAACATCGTTGGCCGCCTAGTCGACCAAATCACCGGCCTCGCCTCTCGTCGTGAGCGGATCTTCAAGCAGCTTGATACATTCTTCGAGGTCATCATTGAGCAGCATCTTGACCCTCAGCGTGTCAAACCTCGGAACGGTGACCTCGTTGACCGTCTCATCGATCTATGGAAGGACAACAGTGGCACCCTCAACATCACAAGAGACCATGTCAAGGGCAACATATTTGTAAGTCATATTAGTtgcgtctacatcatgtcatgtcTTGATTGAGGAAAAAACAAGATCAACTAACTGACATCACTCAccaacatgcatgcatgcagggcACGTTCATTGGTGGCTCGGACACGACGACGGCGACGATTCTATGGGCAATGGCGGAGCTGACCCAGAATCCACGACTACTGGAGAGGGTGCAAGATGAGATCAGGGCTGTGGTGGGTGGCAACGAGAGGGTGCGACCAGACGATCTGGCCAAGCTAGTatacctcaagatggtggtgaaggagACCCTAAGGCTGCACCCACCAGCGACGATGCTACTGCCGAGGGAGGCCATGCGGGACATCCAAATTGGGGGCCATGACGTATTGGCCAAGACGCGGATCTATGTGAATGTGTGGGCCATTTGTAGGGACCCGGCAAGCTGGCCAGACGACCCGGAGGATTTCAAACCAGAGAGGTTTGAGAGGAGCGAGATAGACTTCAAGGGAGGGCATTTCGAGCTAACTCCATTCGGCGCCGGGCGGCGGATATGCCCTGCACTGGCTATGAGCACGGCCACCGTGGAGTTCACGCTGGCCAACCTACTATACCGCTTCGATTGGGCGCTCCCTGAGGGGATCATGGCTAGCATGCAGGAGGAAGGCAAGCTTATCCCCCTCCTAAAGACACCGCTCTTGCTGGTGCCCACCCCATACCAGCACATCTGAGCACAACGAGGCATGGCATGACACACCTGAGAGAGATCCGGTCAAAATTAATTTGCTCCCATGTATGGAGTAAACATGCATGTAATCTTGTCACTCTTATCCACTTTGTACGTACTACCAGTCTATTACCTTGCAATACCGGGTTTTTCTTCACAAGCTCCTCCGATGTCATTTGACTTCGAAATTTTGCATGATCCTAGTGCACTTGACCATCTTGGATGCCTAAAGATTTCAGTTCTTTTAATAGTTTGTTTACTATTATTTTGGAATTTACCGTTCATTGAAAGTAGATGAGGTTGGGCTCATCCCTGGATTACCGGTGCGGGTAATTGGGGCTATAGTACGTATCTGACTAGTCCCCATTATTAAAACGGAGTATGCGGTTGTGATGGTACGTCGTGATTTGATTTGGTTCCGTACGTTTATTTGTTTTCACGTTACTTATAGAGTATCATTCTTGGATGAGAGAATATCATCTTTTTGGATAGATGGATAACGTTAGTTACGGAAAGTATCATTATTTAGACGGGAGGATCACGTTACTTATGAAGGGTATCATTTTTTTGATAGGAGGATCACATTAATTAAGGAAATTACCATCGAGCGTTGGACAGGACGACGTGCAGTTAGCTAGTTTGAGCTAAAGGTCGAAGTTCAAAGACCAGTGGTCAAACTCTGTGAGCATCCAATGCAGCAAGACATTGAGCTATTTTGTTCTCATCCAGAAAGTGTTCGAAGGACAAATCATGATGTTCACGCTCTAGACGGTGCAGTGCAACACGGTGTACAAAGACTCATCGATGTCAGTCAATGAACGGCCCACGGAACAATGATTCAAGCTGACACGGAGATGCACTTTCGGTGACGACCACGTCGACCAAGGCCTGGCGCGACGACTTCGTACCAAAGGATGGTGGATGCTCCTTGTCTAACGCGACAGATGGTGTAGCAGACATTATGAATTAATCGACGCGGTACAATTTTGCAGGCTGGGTTCCACAACTCCACAGTGTTGTACGAATTTGTAGTTTTTCCCACACAGGAAAAAAGTAAGGTGTTGCTAATGGATACAACTTTTTATTGTAGAAGTGAAGATCACGAGTCCAGCTCATCGAAGAGTTAACAAAGTGATGCAGATCACGAGTGTTCGACCAGAGAATTTATGTACTGTCATTTTCTAAGTAAACAATAGCAAACTGTTAGTGCTGTCTTCTTTTGTTTAATTGAGTGTCTTTGTGGGAGACCGACCTTAGCATTTAGGGTATGAGGATGTTTCCAGCTCCATTCACCTCTCCTCGCCCTAAAGACTTGCCGCTTACACGTGTTGGTAATTTAGGATTTGTAATCTTTCTTCTACCTTATCTCTCGGAGAGGCTTCTTGCCATAAGTCTGTACTCTTATATATACTCGCCCATGAGGCGCAATACAACATTCAACGCATTACGTGAAATCTCTTCCTCTATCCCTTCTAACATATTATCAGCCTAACAAATCAAAACCCTAGCTGCCGCCGGTTCCGCTCCGCACTGTATCCGGGGCGGTCGGTGTCCGTAACACTGGTAGAgaataggcctttagtcccggttcgcaaaggccattaatcccggctgtgcaaccggtactaaatatgcgcgactaaagcccccccccccccttagtcgcgcctcttacgaaccgcgactaaaggcccgtccacgtgggcgccaggagtccgtcggggcggaggacctttagtcccggttctcgtggctaaccgggactaaaggcctcctccgcaggtttagggtt
The Aegilops tauschii subsp. strangulata cultivar AL8/78 chromosome 3, Aet v6.0, whole genome shotgun sequence genome window above contains:
- the LOC109784631 gene encoding 4-hydroxyphenylacetaldehyde oxime monooxygenase-like; the encoded protein is MAISLSSELLSQPQQWQLLLLLALVSLVLLMRRLSNKGLKLPPGPARAPILGNLHQLGQLPHRSLRDLARQHGPVMQLQLGTVRTVVVSSAEAAREVMKTHDKDCCTRPVSPGMKRLSYGLKNVGFAPYGTYWHVMRKFFVVELFGVRHVEAAWHARQHQVEKLMSTLSGLAGEPVALKEHILSLADGIIGMLGFGDMYNSDKFPHHKNLEHVLEEAIHVQASFSAEDYFPNIVGRLVDQITGLASRRERIFKQLDTFFEVIIEQHLDPQRVKPRNGDLVDRLIDLWKDNSGTLNITRDHVKGNIFGTFIGGSDTTTATILWAMAELTQNPRLLERVQDEIRAVVGGNERVRPDDLAKLVYLKMVVKETLRLHPPATMLLPREAMRDIQIGGHDVLAKTRIYVNVWAICRDPASWPDDPEDFKPERFERSEIDFKGGHFELTPFGAGRRICPALAMSTATVEFTLANLLYRFDWALPEGIMASMQEEGKLIPLLKTPLLLVPTPYQHI